A genome region from Erigeron canadensis isolate Cc75 chromosome 3, C_canadensis_v1, whole genome shotgun sequence includes the following:
- the LOC122593947 gene encoding trans-resveratrol di-O-methyltransferase-like isoform X1, translating to MDLNDHHQSLGEANELFEAQAHIYGHFFKYATSMSLGCALELGIPDIIHNHEKPITIQELVSKLNLPITKTFHLQRLMRLLVHSNFFSITKFHDQEDKVEKQGYGLTVSSKLLLKNASENSQTQPNLLPFANLILDPVIVTPWQFLGRWFRGSESTVFETAHGTPIWEFANKNPGFNGLFNDAMASDSKMMSLVVENCKEIFQGVDSLVDVGGGTGLNAKILLEAFPHMTCTVFDLPHVVVDMNDTTNLKYVGGDMFSSIPSANAIFFKHVFHNWSDENVLKILKRCREALQLEGDDERNKGKLVIIDMVVDENHDRHEITNTKLVFDILMMVLVTGRERTEGEWEKLFLEAGFNRYRITPICGLRSLMEVFP from the exons ATGGATCTCAATGATCATCATCAAAGCTTAGGAGAAGCAAACGAACTATTTGAAGCTCAAGCTCATATATATGGGCATTTTTTTAAGTATGCTACTTCCATGTCACTTGGTTGTGCACTTGAACTAGGCATACCCGATATCATTCATAATCACGAGAAACCAATCACGATTCAAGAACTAGTTTCAAAGCTCAACCTCCCTATCACGAAAACCTTTCATTTGCAACGCCTTATGCGGTTGCTAGTTCACTCCAACTTCTTCTCCATCACCAAGTTTCATGATCAAGAAGACAAGGTCGAAAAACAAGGATACGGTCTCACAGTTTCCTCAAAGTTGTTGCTCAAGAACGCAAGTGAAAATTCTCAAACCCAACCAAACTTATTACCATTTGCTAATCTGATTCTTGATCCCGTTATTGTGACTCCTTGGCAATTCTTAGGGAGGTGGTTTAGGGGAAGTGAATCAACTGTTTTTGAGACGGCTCATGGGACTCCAATTTGGGAGTTTGCTAACAAGAATCCTGGTTTCAATGGGCTTTTCAATGATGCAATGGCAAGTGATTCTAAAATGATGAGCTTGGTGGTTGAAAACTGTAAAGAGATCTTTCAAGGTGTGGATTCATTAGTTGATGTTGGTGGTGGAACCGGGCTCAATGCTAAGATTCTCCTTGAAGCTTTCCCACATATGACTTGCACCGTTTTTGATCTCCCACACGTCGTAGTTGACATGAACGACACAACGAATCTTAAATATGTTGGAGGTGATATGTTTAGCTCCATCCCATCTGCCAATGCTATTTTCTTCAAG CACGTTTTCCATAATTGGAGCGATGAGAACGTGCTGAAGATATTAAAAAGGTGTAGAGAAGCTCTCCAATTAGAAGGTGATGATGAGAGGAACAAAGGAAAACTGGTGATCATAGATATGGTGGTAGACGAAAACCATGACAGGCATGAGATAACAAATACCAAGTTGGTTTTCGACATACTGATGATGGTTTTGGTTACAGGA
- the LOC122593947 gene encoding probable O-methyltransferase 3 isoform X3, translated as MDLNDHHQSLGEANELFEAQAHIYGHFFKYATSMSLGCALELGIPDIIHNHEKPITIQELVSKLNLPITKTFHLQRLMRLLVHSNFFSITKFHDQEDKVEKQGYGLTVSSKLLLKNASENSQTQPNLLPFANLILDPVIVTPWQFLGRWFRGSESTVFETAHGTPIWEFANKNPGFNGLFNDAMASDSKMMSLVVENCKEIFQGVDSLVDVGGGTGLNAKILLEAFPHMTCTVFDLPHVVVDMNDTTNLKYVGGDMFSSIPSANAIFFKHVFHNWSDENVLKILKRCREALQLEGDDERNKGKLVIIDMEEKEPKASGKNYFWKLDSIDIE; from the exons ATGGATCTCAATGATCATCATCAAAGCTTAGGAGAAGCAAACGAACTATTTGAAGCTCAAGCTCATATATATGGGCATTTTTTTAAGTATGCTACTTCCATGTCACTTGGTTGTGCACTTGAACTAGGCATACCCGATATCATTCATAATCACGAGAAACCAATCACGATTCAAGAACTAGTTTCAAAGCTCAACCTCCCTATCACGAAAACCTTTCATTTGCAACGCCTTATGCGGTTGCTAGTTCACTCCAACTTCTTCTCCATCACCAAGTTTCATGATCAAGAAGACAAGGTCGAAAAACAAGGATACGGTCTCACAGTTTCCTCAAAGTTGTTGCTCAAGAACGCAAGTGAAAATTCTCAAACCCAACCAAACTTATTACCATTTGCTAATCTGATTCTTGATCCCGTTATTGTGACTCCTTGGCAATTCTTAGGGAGGTGGTTTAGGGGAAGTGAATCAACTGTTTTTGAGACGGCTCATGGGACTCCAATTTGGGAGTTTGCTAACAAGAATCCTGGTTTCAATGGGCTTTTCAATGATGCAATGGCAAGTGATTCTAAAATGATGAGCTTGGTGGTTGAAAACTGTAAAGAGATCTTTCAAGGTGTGGATTCATTAGTTGATGTTGGTGGTGGAACCGGGCTCAATGCTAAGATTCTCCTTGAAGCTTTCCCACATATGACTTGCACCGTTTTTGATCTCCCACACGTCGTAGTTGACATGAACGACACAACGAATCTTAAATATGTTGGAGGTGATATGTTTAGCTCCATCCCATCTGCCAATGCTATTTTCTTCAAG CACGTTTTCCATAATTGGAGCGATGAGAACGTGCTGAAGATATTAAAAAGGTGTAGAGAAGCTCTCCAATTAGAAGGTGATGATGAGAGGAACAAAGGAAAACTGGTGATCATAGATATG GA